Proteins found in one Amycolatopsis aidingensis genomic segment:
- a CDS encoding YceI family protein, which produces MSAPTTEIPGYVAGTWTIDPAHSEVSYSVKHLGLAKSRGNFTAFGGQIVTAENILDSSVTAEIDANSISTGTAMRDDHLRTEEYFDVANHPTITFRSTGIRADGEDYVIDGELTWRGVTKPVSLQAELNGIGANPANDNATTIGVSAEATVNRRDFGIGPEGNSFLGEKVKINLEIEAALQS; this is translated from the coding sequence ATGAGCGCACCCACCACCGAGATTCCCGGCTACGTCGCGGGCACCTGGACCATCGACCCGGCGCACTCCGAGGTCAGCTACAGCGTGAAGCACCTGGGGCTGGCCAAGTCGCGCGGCAACTTCACCGCGTTCGGCGGGCAGATCGTCACCGCGGAGAACATCCTGGACTCCTCGGTGACCGCCGAGATCGACGCGAACTCCATCTCCACCGGCACCGCCATGCGCGACGACCACCTGCGTACCGAAGAGTACTTCGATGTGGCCAACCACCCCACCATCACCTTCCGCTCCACCGGTATCCGCGCCGACGGCGAGGACTACGTGATCGACGGCGAGCTGACCTGGCGCGGGGTGACCAAGCCGGTGTCCCTGCAGGCCGAGCTGAACGGGATCGGCGCCAACCCTGCCAACGACAACGCCACCACCATCGGCGTCTCGGCCGAGGCCACGGTGAACCGGCGGGACTTCGGGATCGGCCCGGAGGGCAACAGCTTCCTCGGCGAGAAGGTCAAGATCAACCTGGAGATCGAGGCCGCGCTCCAGTCCTGA
- a CDS encoding HIT family protein: MGTGADTPPEYVGQDGVGVPDALQRLWTPHRLAYIQGENKPEGDEPQGCPFCRLVGMDDAEALILARGSTVYAVLNLYPYNPGHLMVVPYRHVADYTELTTEETAEVAEFTQRAMTVIREVSAAHGFNIGMNQGVIAGAGIAAHLHQHVVPRWGGDSNFMPVVGHTKVLPQLLDQTRTLLSEAWSSS; this comes from the coding sequence TTGGGAACAGGCGCTGATACCCCGCCGGAGTACGTCGGGCAGGACGGTGTCGGGGTCCCGGACGCCCTGCAACGGCTGTGGACCCCGCATCGGCTGGCCTATATCCAGGGCGAGAACAAGCCGGAGGGGGATGAGCCGCAGGGCTGCCCGTTCTGTCGGCTGGTCGGGATGGACGACGCCGAGGCGCTGATCCTGGCGCGCGGCAGCACGGTGTACGCGGTGCTGAACCTGTACCCGTACAACCCGGGGCACCTGATGGTGGTGCCGTACCGGCATGTCGCCGACTACACCGAGCTGACCACGGAGGAGACCGCCGAGGTCGCCGAGTTCACCCAGCGCGCGATGACCGTGATCCGCGAGGTGTCCGCCGCGCACGGCTTCAACATCGGGATGAACCAGGGAGTCATCGCCGGGGCGGGTATCGCCGCCCACCTGCATCAGCACGTGGTGCCGAGGTGGGGCGGCGATTCCAACTTCATGCCGGTGGTGGGGCACACCAAGGTGCTGCCCCAGCTGCTCGACCAGACCCGGACCCTGTTGTCCGAGGCCTGGTCGAGTTCCTGA
- the thrS gene encoding threonine--tRNA ligase has protein sequence MSQPLSPAAEPTPRVVVPAGTTAGTAIREAGLPGKGAEAVVVVRDADGNLRDLAWSPERDAEVEPVAANTEDGRSVIRHSAAHVLAQAVQERFPGAKLGIGPPVRDGFYYDFAVDAPFTPEDLRALEQRMKQIIKGSQRFSRRVVESVEAARRELAEEPFKLELVDLKSDTDTVDTSEVMEVGGGELTIYDNLDPRTGERVWGDLCRGPHVPTTKHIPAFKLTRVAAAYWRGDDSNPQLQRIYGTAWESAEAQDAYLEMLAEAERRDHRRVGAELDLFSFPEEIGSGLPVFHPKGGIIRRELENYSRSRHEEAGYEFVNTPHITKGGLFHTSGHLPYYADTMFPPLSLDNEDYYLKAMNCPMHHLIFRSRGRSYRELPLRLFEFGTVYRYEKSGVVHGLTRVRGLTMDDSHIYCTKEQMPGELRSLLRFVLDLLADYGLSDFYLELSTRGDTAKFIGEDREWEEATETLRAAAEESGLELVPDPGGAAYYGPKISVQARDAIGRTWQMSTIQLDFNHPRRFELEYTASDGSRQMPVVIHRALFGSIERFFGVLTEHYAGAFPAWLSPVQVVGIPIAEDHAEHLRGVEKALRAKGVRVEVDAGDDRMQKKIRTHTTQKVPFLLLAGGKDVEAGAVSFRFRDGSQINGVAVPTAVEAITDWIARKENASPTAEALEELVAR, from the coding sequence GTGTCTCAGCCGTTGTCACCCGCAGCCGAACCCACCCCGCGTGTGGTGGTGCCGGCCGGGACTACGGCGGGTACGGCGATCCGCGAGGCCGGGCTGCCCGGCAAGGGCGCGGAGGCGGTGGTCGTGGTGCGCGACGCCGATGGCAACCTGCGCGACCTGGCCTGGAGCCCGGAACGGGACGCCGAGGTCGAGCCGGTGGCCGCGAACACCGAGGACGGCCGCAGCGTGATCCGGCACTCCGCAGCGCATGTGCTGGCGCAGGCGGTACAGGAGCGGTTCCCCGGCGCCAAGCTCGGCATCGGCCCGCCGGTGCGGGACGGCTTCTACTACGACTTCGCGGTGGACGCGCCGTTCACCCCGGAGGACCTGCGGGCACTCGAGCAGCGGATGAAGCAGATCATCAAGGGCTCCCAGCGGTTCTCCCGCCGGGTGGTGGAGTCGGTCGAGGCGGCTCGCCGGGAGCTGGCCGAGGAGCCGTTCAAGCTCGAGCTGGTGGACCTGAAGTCCGATACGGACACAGTGGACACCTCCGAGGTGATGGAGGTCGGCGGCGGCGAACTGACCATCTACGACAACCTGGACCCGCGAACGGGGGAGCGGGTGTGGGGCGACCTGTGCCGGGGTCCGCACGTGCCGACCACCAAGCACATCCCGGCCTTCAAGCTCACCAGGGTGGCCGCCGCGTACTGGCGGGGTGACGACAGCAACCCGCAGTTGCAGCGGATCTACGGCACCGCGTGGGAGTCCGCCGAGGCGCAGGACGCCTACCTGGAGATGCTGGCCGAGGCCGAGCGGCGCGACCACCGCAGGGTCGGCGCCGAGCTGGACCTGTTCTCCTTCCCTGAGGAGATCGGTTCCGGGCTGCCGGTGTTCCACCCCAAGGGCGGCATCATCCGCAGGGAGCTGGAGAACTACTCGCGCAGCCGGCACGAGGAGGCCGGTTACGAGTTCGTGAACACCCCGCACATCACCAAGGGTGGGCTGTTCCACACCTCCGGCCACCTGCCCTACTACGCGGACACCATGTTCCCGCCGCTGTCGCTGGATAACGAGGACTACTACCTCAAGGCGATGAACTGCCCGATGCACCACCTGATCTTCCGGTCACGCGGGCGGTCCTACCGGGAGCTTCCGCTGCGGCTGTTCGAGTTCGGCACGGTGTACCGGTACGAGAAGTCCGGCGTGGTGCACGGCCTGACCCGGGTGCGCGGGCTGACCATGGACGACTCGCATATCTACTGCACCAAGGAGCAGATGCCGGGCGAGCTGCGATCGCTGCTGCGCTTCGTGCTGGACCTGCTTGCCGACTACGGGCTCTCCGACTTCTACCTCGAGCTGTCCACCCGCGGTGACACGGCGAAGTTCATCGGCGAGGACCGGGAGTGGGAGGAGGCGACCGAGACCCTGCGGGCCGCGGCCGAGGAGTCCGGGCTCGAGCTCGTCCCCGACCCGGGTGGCGCCGCCTACTACGGGCCGAAGATCTCGGTGCAGGCGCGGGACGCGATCGGGCGCACCTGGCAGATGTCGACCATCCAGCTGGACTTCAACCACCCGCGGCGGTTCGAGTTGGAGTACACCGCTTCGGACGGCTCCCGGCAGATGCCGGTGGTGATCCACCGGGCGCTGTTCGGCTCGATCGAGCGGTTCTTCGGCGTGCTGACCGAGCACTACGCCGGCGCCTTCCCTGCCTGGCTGTCCCCGGTGCAGGTGGTCGGCATCCCGATCGCCGAGGACCACGCGGAGCACCTGCGCGGGGTGGAGAAGGCGTTGCGTGCCAAGGGCGTGCGGGTGGAGGTCGACGCCGGGGACGACCGGATGCAGAAGAAGATCCGCACGCACACCACGCAGAAGGTGCCCTTCCTGCTGCTGGCGGGTGGCAAGGACGTCGAGGCGGGTGCGGTCTCCTTCCGCTTCCGGGACGGCAGCCAGATCAACGGGGTGGCGGTGCCCACCGCCGTCGAGGCCATCACCGACTGGATCGCCCGCAAGGAGAACGCATCCCCGACCGCGGAGGCGCTGGAGGAGCTCGTTGCCCGCTGA